The window GTACTCCCGCCGGAGTTCGCGGACGACGGCGGCCTGTTCGTCGGTTAGCTCGGCGGGCTTCAATTCCTCGAGCCACTCCCCCACCTCGTCGTCGACGAGCAGATCGTGGCTCACGCCCGAAATCGTCGAGAGTTGGCCCGCGCGGGCGGGGGTCCCGCCTTCGGGCATCATCACGCGCTGGTCCCAGCCCAGCGCCATCGACGCCATTCGGAGGTTCGTCAGTTTCTCGGAGCGCTCGAGGAGGTCGCGGTACGCGTCGGGCGCACTCTCGATGTCGTGGCCCTCGTCAGCAGTTGCCATGTTTCGGTTCGAAACGGGGAACGATACTAAATCCTCGGGTAGGGGCGACCGACGAAGGCTCGACGAGAACGCGCGGTGGCGACCGAATTACCTTACGAGAGGTCGTAGAGGTCGCCGTATTTCTCGTCGACGTACTCGAGGAAGTAGTCCGCGGTGAACGACTCCCCGGTCGCGCGTTCGATCAGTTCGGGCGTGGTGTACCGACAGCCGTGCTGGTGGACGTTCTCGCGGAGCCAGCCGTTGAGCTCGTCGAACTCGCCGTCGCGGATGTCCTCGGAGAGGTCGCCTAGCTCGTCCTCGGCGGCGGCATACAGCTGCGCCGCGAGCACCGAACCCAGCGAGTACGTCGGGAAGTAGCCGAAGGAGCCGTGCGACCAGTGGATATCCTGGAGACAGCCCTCCGCGTCGGTCTCGGGGCGGACACCCAGATACTCCTCGTACTTGTCGTTCCAGACCTCCGGCACGTCCTCGACTGCGAGGTCGCCCGAGATCAGTTCGCGCTCGATCTCGAACCGGATGACGATGTGGAGGTGGTAGGTGAGTTCGTCCGCCTCGACCCGGATGAGGTTGTCGTCGTAGACCTGGTTTGCGGCCTCGTACGCTTCTTCGGGCGTGACCTCGGCGAGTCCGGGGAACCGCTCGCGGGCGGTCGGCAGGAAGCCCTCCCAGAACGGCCGGGAGCGACCAACGTGGTTCTCCCAGAGTCGCGACTGGGACTCGTGGACCGAGAGGTCGCGGGATTCGCCAAGCGGCGTCCCGTAGCCGTCGTCGGGCAGGCCGAGCGTGTAGTTGGCGTGGCCGAACTCGTGGATCGTCGACGTGATCGAGCCCAGCAGGTCCTCCTCGTCGAACCGCGTGGTAACGCGGGCATCGAACTGTGTTCCCGAGGAGAACGGGTGGGGCGCGGTATCGAGGCGGCCACGATCCCAGTCGTAGCCCAGCGAGTCGAGGACGTCGCGGGCGAGCGCCTCCTGGTCGTCGTCGTCGAACTCCCCGCTGAAAGCGTCGGTCGCGAGGTCGACGTCGCTGTCGTCGATCGCGTCGATCAGCGGGACGAGTTCGTCCCGAAGCCGCTCGAGCACGCGTTCGGCGGTCTCGAGGTCGAGGTACGGCTCGTACTCCGAGAAGAGGACCGCGTAGGGGTCGGCGTCGGGATCGACGTGTTCGGCGTACTCCCGCTTGAGTTCGACGAGTTTCTCGAGGACGGGCGCGAACTCCTCGAAGTCGTCTTCCTCCTTGGCTTTTTTCCACTTCGGGTGGGCGTTGGCGGTCGTCTCGGAGATCTCCTCGACGAGTTCCCCCGGGACGCTGGTCTCGCGGTCGTACTGGCGGCGAATCTCCCGGACGACGGCCTCCTGCTCGCCGGAGAGTTCGGAGTCCTCGAGTTCCTCGAGCAAGTCGCCGGTCTCGTCGGCGGTCAGCA of the Halobiforma lacisalsi AJ5 genome contains:
- a CDS encoding carboxypeptidase M32, whose protein sequence is MATDQAEPEGDGTEDAYERFEERVQRISNVSNAAGVLRWDQEVVMPEAGTPARAQQLSTLSSIGHELLTADETGDLLEELEDSELSGEQEAVVREIRRQYDRETSVPGELVEEISETTANAHPKWKKAKEEDDFEEFAPVLEKLVELKREYAEHVDPDADPYAVLFSEYEPYLDLETAERVLERLRDELVPLIDAIDDSDVDLATDAFSGEFDDDDQEALARDVLDSLGYDWDRGRLDTAPHPFSSGTQFDARVTTRFDEEDLLGSITSTIHEFGHANYTLGLPDDGYGTPLGESRDLSVHESQSRLWENHVGRSRPFWEGFLPTARERFPGLAEVTPEEAYEAANQVYDDNLIRVEADELTYHLHIVIRFEIERELISGDLAVEDVPEVWNDKYEEYLGVRPETDAEGCLQDIHWSHGSFGYFPTYSLGSVLAAQLYAAAEDELGDLSEDIRDGEFDELNGWLRENVHQHGCRYTTPELIERATGESFTADYFLEYVDEKYGDLYDLS